The following proteins are encoded in a genomic region of Chryseobacterium cucumeris:
- a CDS encoding porin family protein produces MNKFLLKALVLTSVNVAVFANAQFRTRNRMDKLEDFDEQKFSWGFYLNGNRLDYRIVLHPKYGMNDNENLVTSKESYSFGAGLIAKWRLNDYLDVRIEPGLQFAQRQLTFNTQSNDIYAGGSLTNDPFMPFPLQEKDKVREIKSTLIDIPVLLELHGQRWYNSRPYVAAGVNYVVNLQSNATSTDDNMQGIFRSTTHNFAWSAEMGIQFYFNKFKLTPAVRGTFFMNNEKVADNATTPPYWSSAISTLQTRAVMFVLKFE; encoded by the coding sequence ATGAATAAATTTCTATTAAAAGCACTGGTTTTAACCTCAGTAAATGTTGCCGTTTTTGCAAACGCGCAATTCAGAACCCGAAACAGAATGGACAAGTTGGAAGATTTCGACGAACAGAAATTCAGTTGGGGGTTTTATTTGAACGGGAACAGACTGGATTACCGCATTGTTTTACATCCGAAATACGGGATGAATGATAATGAAAACCTTGTTACCTCTAAGGAAAGCTATAGTTTCGGTGCCGGGCTTATTGCAAAATGGAGACTGAATGACTATCTTGACGTAAGAATAGAACCAGGTTTACAGTTTGCACAAAGACAGTTGACTTTTAATACACAATCCAATGACATATATGCAGGGGGATCTTTAACGAATGATCCTTTTATGCCATTCCCTTTACAGGAAAAGGATAAAGTAAGAGAAATTAAATCTACGTTGATCGATATTCCGGTACTTTTGGAGCTTCACGGCCAGAGATGGTACAACTCAAGACCTTATGTTGCAGCAGGGGTGAATTACGTCGTAAACCTTCAGTCTAATGCAACTTCTACAGACGACAACATGCAGGGAATCTTCAGATCTACTACGCACAACTTTGCATGGTCTGCAGAAATGGGAATCCAGTTTTATTTCAACAAATTTAAACTGACTCCTGCCGTAAGAGGAACATTCTTCATGAACAATGAAAAAGTGGCGGATAACGCTACTACACCTCCTTACTGGTCATCTGCAATCTCTACATTGCAGACAAGAGCAGTAATGTTCGTTCTGAAATTTGAATAA
- a CDS encoding NAD-dependent epimerase/dehydratase family protein → MESYTERILITGALGQIGTELTNRLVEIHGAENVVASGLDRWQEGITSAGHYERMDVTNTQLVRQVIKDYDITTVYHLASLLSGTSEKQPIFAWKLNLEPLLHFCEMAKEGLLKKIFWPSSIAVFGKGIPKHDVGQDVVLNPTTVYGISKMAGEKWCEYYFDKYGVDVRSIRYPGLISWKTPAGGGTTDYAVEIFYKAIEDGKYTSFISENTGMPMLYMDDAINATLKLMEAPKESLTVRSSYNLGGMSFTPKELAEEITKEIPDFTIDYNPDFRQAIADSWPASIDDSVAKKDWGLTYDFGISEMTKDMIKNLKVKLAKD, encoded by the coding sequence ATGGAATCCTATACGGAAAGAATACTGATTACAGGTGCCTTGGGACAAATTGGTACCGAATTGACGAACAGACTTGTTGAAATCCACGGAGCGGAAAACGTTGTTGCTTCAGGATTGGACAGATGGCAGGAAGGAATTACCTCTGCAGGACACTATGAAAGAATGGATGTTACCAATACCCAGTTGGTAAGGCAGGTGATCAAAGATTATGATATTACTACAGTGTACCACCTTGCTTCGCTTTTATCCGGGACTTCGGAAAAGCAGCCAATTTTTGCGTGGAAGCTGAATCTTGAACCGCTGCTTCATTTTTGTGAAATGGCAAAAGAAGGACTTCTTAAAAAGATCTTCTGGCCAAGTTCAATCGCAGTATTTGGAAAAGGAATTCCAAAGCATGACGTAGGACAGGATGTGGTGTTGAACCCAACAACCGTTTACGGAATCTCCAAAATGGCAGGGGAGAAGTGGTGTGAGTACTATTTCGATAAATATGGTGTGGATGTAAGAAGTATCAGATATCCAGGATTGATCTCATGGAAGACTCCGGCGGGAGGTGGAACAACCGACTATGCTGTTGAGATTTTCTACAAAGCAATTGAAGACGGAAAGTATACAAGTTTCATTTCGGAGAATACAGGAATGCCGATGTTGTATATGGATGATGCTATCAATGCAACCCTGAAACTTATGGAGGCTCCTAAAGAAAGTTTAACGGTTCGTTCTTCTTATAATTTGGGCGGAATGTCATTTACTCCAAAAGAACTGGCGGAAGAAATCACAAAAGAAATTCCGGATTTTACAATCGATTATAACCCGGATTTCAGACAGGCAATTGCAGATTCATGGCCGGCATCAATTGACGATTCCGTAGCTAAAAAAGACTGGGGTCTGACGTATGATTTCGGAATTTCTGAGATGACAAAAGATATGATTAAGAATCTGAAGGTAAAATTAGCCAAGGATTAA
- a CDS encoding metallophosphoesterase, translating to MQKNFLIIAAIFLFLEVYIYQAVRTLTDNFWIRIGYWVISLAVYGIFAYEVTHYQRSDRSMVRAQIMISLFLIFILPKIFIVLFLLIDDIVRTGGYLIGFAKPSENFFPERRKFLSLVGLGMSGVLSALFIDGITFGKYRHKVRRVRVNFANLPKSFKGYKIIQISDVHSGSFSDPGKLEHAIELINEQKPDLVLFTGDMVNNVADEFKPFIPLFSKIQAKDGKFAVLGNHDYGDYVSWESPAAKKENLDTLIDYEKQAGFDMLRNEHRVIEKNGEKLYILGVENWGLKPFPQFGKIDDALKGVPESANKILMSHDPTHFDYVVKKHPANIHLTLSGHTHGMQFGLDLKNVKWSPVQYKYPKWADLYESEGKLLYVNRGFGVLGYPGRVGVLPEITLFELS from the coding sequence ATGCAAAAGAATTTTTTAATCATCGCCGCAATCTTCCTTTTTCTGGAAGTGTATATTTATCAGGCCGTCAGAACACTTACCGATAATTTCTGGATCAGAATCGGATACTGGGTCATATCTTTAGCCGTGTATGGAATTTTCGCGTATGAAGTTACCCACTACCAAAGATCAGACAGAAGTATGGTAAGAGCTCAGATCATGATTTCGTTATTTTTAATCTTCATCCTTCCAAAGATCTTTATCGTTTTATTTTTATTGATTGATGATATTGTCCGAACGGGCGGTTACCTGATCGGTTTCGCCAAGCCATCGGAAAATTTCTTCCCGGAAAGAAGAAAGTTCCTGAGCCTGGTTGGATTGGGAATGAGCGGCGTTCTTTCCGCTCTTTTCATAGACGGGATTACATTTGGAAAGTACAGGCATAAGGTAAGAAGGGTAAGAGTAAATTTCGCCAACCTTCCGAAAAGTTTTAAAGGATACAAAATCATCCAGATTTCTGATGTTCACAGCGGCAGTTTCTCTGATCCCGGCAAATTAGAGCATGCCATCGAGCTGATTAATGAACAGAAGCCGGATCTGGTATTATTTACCGGAGATATGGTGAATAACGTTGCTGATGAATTTAAACCTTTTATTCCTCTGTTTTCAAAAATCCAGGCTAAGGACGGCAAGTTTGCGGTATTGGGAAACCACGATTACGGAGATTATGTAAGCTGGGAATCACCTGCAGCTAAAAAAGAAAACCTTGACACATTGATTGATTATGAAAAGCAAGCCGGATTTGATATGCTGAGAAATGAACACAGAGTGATTGAAAAAAACGGTGAAAAATTGTATATCCTAGGTGTTGAGAACTGGGGTTTGAAGCCATTCCCACAATTCGGAAAGATTGATGATGCTCTAAAAGGAGTACCAGAATCTGCCAATAAGATTCTGATGAGCCACGACCCTACCCACTTTGATTATGTGGTAAAAAAGCACCCCGCAAACATTCACCTGACACTTTCGGGACACACGCACGGGATGCAGTTTGGGCTGGATCTTAAGAATGTAAAATGGTCACCGGTACAATACAAATATCCAAAATGGGCCGATTTATACGAAAGTGAAGGGAAACTGCTGTATGTCAACAGAGGATTCGGAGTATTGGGCTATCCGGGAAGAGTAGGTGTATTGCCAGAGATTACGCTTTTTGAGTTGAGCTAG
- a CDS encoding 3-oxoacyl-ACP synthase III family protein — MPNTIIIGSGCYIPNRVIGRDYFMNSEFYTEDGVKIEKPVEETIAKFVEITEIENRRFIEDDLSNSQIGYEAAKIALEDAKVDGEDLDYIIYASNFGEVTEHGYADFMPTMAARVKNKLGIKNRKCVTYDMLFGCPGWVEAMILADNLIKAKVAKTILVIGGETLSRVTDPHDRNRMIFADGAGAVVVKATDEENVGIIAHNTICDNGPELNYLENAPSINKEVDQRRLYVRMLGRKIYEYALKNVPVAIKDTITDAGLSIEDIDKILIHQANAKMDYAMIERLHKLYDVKEYDHAISPMTIQDFGNTSVATIPTMYDLIIKGKMEGQSFKDNGNIVMTSVGAGMNINAIVYRFPKK; from the coding sequence ATGCCGAATACGATCATTATTGGCTCTGGATGTTATATTCCGAACAGAGTTATTGGTAGAGATTACTTCATGAATTCCGAGTTTTACACTGAAGACGGGGTAAAGATTGAAAAGCCTGTGGAAGAGACCATTGCGAAATTTGTAGAGATTACAGAAATCGAAAACAGGAGATTCATTGAGGATGATCTTTCCAACTCACAAATCGGTTATGAAGCTGCAAAAATTGCCCTTGAGGACGCAAAAGTAGACGGCGAAGACCTGGATTATATTATTTATGCAAGCAATTTCGGGGAAGTTACTGAACACGGATATGCTGATTTTATGCCTACAATGGCAGCGAGAGTGAAGAATAAACTGGGAATCAAAAACAGAAAGTGCGTAACCTACGATATGCTTTTCGGATGCCCGGGATGGGTAGAAGCAATGATTTTAGCGGATAATCTTATTAAAGCTAAAGTAGCCAAAACCATACTTGTTATCGGAGGAGAAACTTTAAGCAGAGTAACAGATCCGCATGACAGAAACAGAATGATCTTTGCAGACGGTGCCGGAGCTGTAGTGGTAAAAGCTACAGATGAAGAGAATGTTGGAATTATTGCCCACAACACAATTTGTGATAACGGACCGGAATTAAACTATCTTGAAAACGCTCCTTCCATCAATAAAGAAGTAGATCAGAGACGTCTGTATGTAAGAATGTTAGGAAGAAAAATCTACGAATACGCTCTAAAAAATGTACCGGTTGCGATCAAGGATACCATTACTGATGCCGGTCTTTCTATTGAAGATATAGACAAAATCTTAATTCACCAGGCCAATGCTAAAATGGATTATGCAATGATTGAAAGACTTCATAAGCTTTATGACGTGAAAGAATACGATCATGCCATCTCTCCTATGACTATCCAGGATTTCGGAAACACTTCCGTGGCAACGATTCCTACTATGTATGATTTAATAATTAAAGGAAAAATGGAGGGTCAATCGTTTAAAGATAATGGTAACATTGTGATGACTTCGGTAGGTGCCGGAATGAACATCAATGCTATCGTTTATAGATTTCCTAAAAAGTAA
- the ubiE gene encoding bifunctional demethylmenaquinone methyltransferase/2-methoxy-6-polyprenyl-1,4-benzoquinol methylase UbiE: MTKDITKVTPYNSEATKKSQVEDMFDNIAPKYDLLNHVLSMKIDVLWRNKLVKWMKNDNPQEVLDVATGTGDLAITIEKGTGSKVVGLDLSQQMLNVGVIKIKKLKLDGKISMQKGDAENLPFEDNRFDAVSVAFGVRNFENLTKGLAELRRVVKDNKSVYILEFSKVEGFMGPFYMFYFKNILPAIGRLVSKDNRAYTYLPDSVNAFPFGEKMKQILLDTGFKKVEYKKLSLGIATIYKATK; this comes from the coding sequence TTGACAAAAGATATCACCAAAGTTACTCCCTACAATTCAGAGGCTACCAAAAAAAGCCAGGTAGAGGATATGTTCGACAACATTGCACCGAAGTATGACCTTCTGAACCATGTTTTATCCATGAAAATTGACGTTCTATGGAGAAATAAACTGGTAAAATGGATGAAAAATGATAATCCGCAGGAAGTGCTGGATGTAGCTACAGGAACAGGAGATCTGGCAATTACTATTGAAAAAGGAACCGGTTCTAAAGTAGTTGGATTAGATTTATCACAACAAATGCTGAATGTTGGCGTTATTAAAATAAAAAAACTTAAATTAGACGGCAAAATTTCCATGCAAAAAGGAGATGCAGAAAATTTACCCTTCGAGGACAATAGATTTGATGCTGTTTCCGTTGCATTTGGAGTAAGGAATTTTGAAAACCTTACCAAAGGTTTGGCAGAGTTAAGAAGAGTAGTTAAAGATAACAAAAGTGTTTATATACTGGAGTTTTCAAAGGTTGAGGGTTTCATGGGACCATTTTATATGTTTTATTTCAAAAATATATTACCTGCCATCGGCAGATTGGTTTCTAAGGATAATAGGGCGTATACATACCTTCCGGATTCTGTAAATGCTTTTCCTTTCGGGGAGAAGATGAAGCAAATTCTTTTAGATACGGGATTTAAGAAAGTTGAATATAAAAAATTAAGTTTAGGTATAGCCACAATTTATAAAGCAACAAAGTAA
- a CDS encoding polysaccharide deacetylase — protein MVLLTFNITCIEAGVKNGSQISDEERLKITEDNTRAILRILDIHDVKSSFFVEVSITEKLHHLIKAISSKGHEIAFYNKGSNPEEIENAKKNIQDLLEKQIRGIRQKDIKVSHEMLKMMEFNYVSNIDNANILFPFKRLKRDTEIIEEDGLSIVPESISPYSQLPYNDFVFQILPMKYYQNMVLETLQNEEFVLIYLNTWQFTDFKKYRFDIPFYRSLFSGKKMEDKLDALLTFLNDREMATSRMKDYIF, from the coding sequence ATGGTATTATTGACTTTTAACATCACTTGTATTGAAGCTGGAGTAAAAAACGGCTCTCAAATTTCTGATGAAGAACGATTAAAAATCACTGAAGATAATACCAGAGCGATTCTGAGAATTTTAGATATTCATGATGTTAAATCAAGTTTTTTTGTAGAGGTTTCTATTACTGAAAAACTTCATCATTTAATAAAAGCAATTTCATCCAAAGGGCATGAAATTGCTTTTTATAACAAAGGTTCAAATCCTGAAGAAATTGAAAATGCCAAGAAGAATATTCAGGATCTTCTGGAAAAACAAATCAGAGGAATCCGTCAGAAAGACATAAAGGTTTCTCACGAAATGTTAAAGATGATGGAATTCAATTATGTCTCCAATATTGATAATGCCAATATTCTTTTTCCTTTCAAAAGGCTTAAAAGAGATACTGAAATTATAGAGGAGGATGGGCTGAGTATTGTCCCGGAAAGTATTTCTCCGTACAGTCAGCTTCCCTATAATGATTTTGTATTTCAGATTCTGCCGATGAAGTACTATCAGAATATGGTACTGGAAACTTTGCAGAATGAAGAATTTGTGCTGATCTACCTGAACACATGGCAGTTTACGGATTTCAAGAAATACCGTTTTGATATTCCATTTTACCGAAGCTTATTTTCGGGCAAAAAAATGGAGGACAAATTAGATGCCCTCCTTACTTTTCTTAACGACAGGGAAATGGCTACTTCCCGTATGAAAGATTATATTTTTTAG